The following are encoded in a window of Solibacillus sp. FSL R7-0668 genomic DNA:
- a CDS encoding SIMPL domain-containing protein — MYHPQNWIQPSSVSREIIVTGNGAIDAQPDYAQVLIEVRTEGKDVSQAQQENAIIMNRVIGSLVALNIPREAIQTTVYTISPNYDYIEGRQVFRGFEVQNAITVQIADISRAGTVIDTAIQNGANHVSSIQFKIEDSDAYYQRALQMALINAIEKAKTMAETMRIALDPIPIEMIEESQHNAPIPYSAQLSNREMMTPIAQGTMAIQASVRVTFRY, encoded by the coding sequence TTGTACCATCCGCAAAATTGGATTCAACCATCCTCTGTTTCACGTGAAATCATTGTGACCGGGAATGGAGCAATAGATGCTCAGCCCGATTACGCTCAAGTTCTGATTGAAGTGCGTACAGAAGGAAAGGATGTCAGTCAAGCGCAGCAAGAAAATGCTATCATCATGAATCGCGTTATTGGTTCACTTGTGGCGTTAAATATTCCAAGAGAGGCCATTCAAACAACAGTTTATACGATTTCGCCAAACTACGATTATATTGAGGGCAGACAGGTGTTCAGAGGCTTTGAGGTACAAAATGCAATTACGGTTCAAATCGCCGATATTAGTCGAGCTGGTACGGTGATTGATACTGCGATACAAAATGGGGCAAATCATGTTTCGTCTATCCAGTTTAAAATAGAAGATTCAGATGCCTACTATCAAAGGGCTCTTCAAATGGCACTGATTAATGCAATAGAGAAGGCCAAAACGATGGCAGAAACAATGCGTATAGCTTTAGACCCGATACCAATCGAAATGATTGAGGAGAGCCAGCATAATGCACCTATTCCCTATAGTGCTCAACTGAGTAATCGAGAAATGATGACACCTATTGCACAGGGGACAATGGCTATTCAAGCTTCTGTACGTGTGACATTTCGATACTAA
- a CDS encoding CotD family spore coat protein produces MVNRNRQDFWGGNAGQNLPGGYQELPTQMGPTQFEQQRVSPTQQYVQRNVINTVVPYIHPSHLTTVNQHCINNQHYFPHTESVINECFETNTMCGTPFRPRGCNCSKRRGW; encoded by the coding sequence TTGGTCAATCGAAACAGGCAGGATTTTTGGGGCGGTAATGCAGGGCAAAATCTACCGGGTGGTTATCAGGAATTACCAACGCAGATGGGACCTACACAATTTGAGCAACAACGCGTATCACCAACACAACAATATGTTCAGCGAAATGTGATAAATACAGTCGTACCATACATCCACCCTTCACATTTAACAACGGTGAATCAACATTGCATTAATAATCAGCATTATTTCCCACATACGGAGTCTGTAATTAACGAATGTTTTGAAACAAATACAATGTGCGGAACACCATTTAGACCAAGAGGCTGTAATTGTTCAAAACGTAGAGGTTGGTAA
- a CDS encoding sodium:solute symporter family protein, with the protein MDSQFLVSLVIILCTFALYIGIAVFNTAKQTSDFYVAGRGVPPIFNGMAIGADWMSAASFIGMAGTIMLLGYDGLAYIMGWTGGYLFLTILLAPQLRKFGRFTVPEFIGDRFNSKTALIIAAICTIIISFTYSIGQLSGSGVVIGRLFEIDAKIGTMIGVVLIAFYAAFGGMKGITWTQVAQYIILIIAYLVPVIFMSLHLTSNPLPWISYGEIVSKMGELDRELGISEYFAPFTNGTKWQFLALMFTLMCGTAGLPHVIVRFYTVGTMKAARWSGAWALIFIGLLYFSAPAYAAFARFILMTEVAGSKIANLPAWTQSWIDTGKLMIADTNGDGVLQWAELKIANDIVVMATPEIANLGVFVIGLVAAGAMAAALSTAGGLMISISSSFAHDIYYRIINPQATERRRLFVGRVSIIFATLLAGIIALNPPGAITQIVAWAFALASGTFFPALVLGVWWKRANAKGTIAGLVVGLSVTLLYIFSAKYAGFTILGIIDTGAGIFGATAAFATNIIVSLLTRAPAQELQDAVINLRYPEQMIYKDGQVYLNDGSSKKS; encoded by the coding sequence ATGGATAGTCAATTTTTAGTATCACTGGTCATTATATTATGTACATTTGCCTTATACATTGGGATTGCTGTTTTTAATACGGCAAAGCAAACGTCTGATTTCTATGTTGCGGGTCGTGGTGTCCCTCCTATTTTTAACGGGATGGCCATCGGGGCAGACTGGATGAGCGCCGCGTCCTTTATTGGAATGGCGGGTACCATCATGCTACTCGGCTATGATGGGTTAGCCTATATTATGGGATGGACAGGCGGTTATCTATTTTTAACGATATTACTCGCACCTCAGCTTCGAAAGTTTGGCCGATTTACTGTACCTGAATTTATTGGGGACCGTTTTAATAGTAAGACTGCGCTTATCATAGCTGCCATTTGTACCATTATTATTAGTTTCACCTATTCAATTGGACAGCTTTCAGGCTCTGGTGTTGTTATCGGTCGACTTTTTGAAATCGATGCCAAAATTGGGACAATGATTGGTGTTGTGCTAATTGCCTTTTATGCTGCATTTGGTGGGATGAAGGGAATTACGTGGACACAGGTGGCCCAATATATCATTTTAATTATTGCGTATTTAGTGCCGGTAATCTTTATGTCCTTACATTTAACGAGTAATCCGTTACCGTGGATTTCTTATGGTGAAATTGTATCGAAAATGGGCGAACTGGACCGAGAGCTCGGTATTTCAGAATACTTTGCGCCTTTTACAAACGGAACGAAATGGCAGTTTTTAGCGCTTATGTTTACATTAATGTGTGGTACAGCCGGACTTCCGCATGTTATTGTGCGCTTCTATACAGTAGGCACAATGAAAGCCGCTCGTTGGTCAGGTGCATGGGCGTTAATTTTTATCGGTCTTTTGTATTTTAGTGCTCCCGCATATGCAGCCTTTGCGCGTTTTATTTTAATGACAGAAGTAGCAGGTAGTAAAATTGCCAATTTGCCTGCTTGGACTCAATCATGGATTGATACTGGAAAATTAATGATCGCCGATACGAATGGTGATGGCGTCCTTCAATGGGCTGAACTTAAGATTGCCAATGACATTGTTGTAATGGCGACACCTGAAATTGCCAATCTAGGCGTATTTGTTATTGGGCTCGTTGCAGCGGGTGCGATGGCGGCTGCATTATCAACAGCAGGCGGCTTAATGATTTCGATTTCTTCTTCATTTGCACATGATATTTATTACCGTATCATCAATCCACAGGCAACTGAACGTAGACGCTTATTTGTAGGGCGTGTTTCGATTATTTTCGCAACACTTCTAGCTGGAATTATTGCACTCAACCCACCTGGAGCCATTACCCAAATTGTTGCGTGGGCATTTGCACTTGCTAGTGGCACCTTCTTCCCGGCACTTGTACTAGGTGTTTGGTGGAAGCGGGCGAATGCAAAAGGAACAATTGCTGGTTTGGTAGTCGGTTTATCTGTAACGCTCCTTTATATTTTCAGTGCCAAATATGCTGGCTTTACGATACTAGGAATTATTGATACAGGCGCAGGTATTTTCGGTGCGACGGCTGCCTTTGCAACGAATATCATTGTGTCCCTCTTAACGCGTGCCCCTGCACAAGAGCTGCAAGACGCGGTAATTAATCTTCGTTACCCAGAACAAATGATTTATAAAGATGGTCAGGTTTATTTAAATGATGGTTCGTCTAAGAAATCATAA
- the phnW gene encoding 2-aminoethylphosphonate--pyruvate transaminase codes for MNRYKLLTPGPLTTTSTVRNVMNEDRCTWDDEYKEITQIIRKQLLQIAGVSEEKYTAVLMQGSGSFVVESVLTTAVRPSDKVLFITNGAYGERMVQMATTIGLSHTQYETPYGEAVDAADIAAILQQDSAITHVAMVHCETTTGILNPIEAVIAVAKQQNKQVIIDAMSSFGGVPIDVSALQIDYLVSSANKCIQGVPGFGFVIANTERLAACKGVARSVSLDLYDQWQAMKVDGKWRFTSPTHVVAAFAQALIELQQEGGVAARYKRYAASNSYLRKEMQAMGFEPYIDEAHQSPIITSYFYPNEGFEFTAFYEAIKQKGFVLYPGKLTDADTFRIGNIGDIHLADIQQLVIAIKEYMGVEVS; via the coding sequence ATGAACCGATATAAATTATTAACACCAGGACCGTTAACTACAACAAGTACTGTACGCAATGTAATGAACGAAGACCGCTGTACATGGGATGATGAATATAAAGAAATCACACAAATAATTCGCAAGCAATTATTGCAAATTGCCGGTGTAAGTGAAGAAAAATATACAGCTGTCTTAATGCAGGGCAGCGGGAGCTTTGTTGTAGAATCCGTACTAACAACAGCCGTTCGTCCAAGCGATAAGGTGTTGTTTATTACAAATGGTGCATACGGAGAGCGCATGGTGCAAATGGCGACGACAATCGGCCTTTCGCACACACAATATGAAACACCATACGGAGAAGCGGTGGATGCAGCCGATATTGCAGCCATCTTACAACAGGATTCTGCTATCACACACGTCGCAATGGTGCATTGTGAAACGACAACAGGCATTTTAAATCCAATTGAAGCAGTAATCGCCGTTGCAAAACAACAAAATAAACAAGTCATTATTGATGCAATGAGTAGCTTTGGTGGTGTCCCAATTGATGTGTCCGCATTGCAAATTGATTATTTAGTAAGTAGTGCCAATAAGTGCATTCAAGGCGTACCTGGATTCGGCTTTGTCATTGCCAATACCGAGCGTCTAGCGGCATGCAAAGGGGTAGCTCGCAGTGTATCACTCGATTTATATGATCAGTGGCAAGCAATGAAAGTAGATGGAAAATGGCGCTTTACATCTCCTACACATGTAGTCGCTGCATTTGCTCAGGCATTAATTGAATTACAGCAAGAAGGTGGAGTAGCAGCGCGCTATAAACGTTATGCCGCAAGTAACTCGTATTTACGTAAAGAAATGCAGGCAATGGGCTTTGAGCCGTATATTGATGAAGCTCATCAATCACCAATCATTACATCTTATTTTTATCCGAATGAAGGCTTTGAATTTACAGCCTTTTATGAAGCAATTAAACAAAAGGGCTTTGTTTTATATCCTGGGAAATTAACAGATGCCGATACATTCCGCATTGGCAATATTGGGGATATCCATCTAGCAGATATTCAGCAATTAGTCATCGCAATCAAAGAATATATGGGGGTAGAGGTATCATGA
- a CDS encoding ABC transporter permease subunit — protein MLKPTMLMRGLSIIWLVIFIFFLALPLGAVVVKSFEGVDGWTLHNYEQALTSGKFKEAFFNSVWVSTIAAVITTVLAFLLAYTVHFTNVAKPIKKFIRLGVTLPMLLPTITYGFVLIYAFGNQGIFSRLFGQPLFTIYGFNGLVIGYVLYTLPAAFLLMHNAMQYMDHRFIIVSHLMGDGKWRRFYHTILRPMLSPIGGAFILAFILSFTDYGIPASVGGTYDVIATTLYQTMLGSIPSFSQGAVISMAMLAPAVLGMIMMGILERGNVSYKSLSQQVAFASTTKTVLFGSGSVIVVLALIAVFTPLIIVPFTTAYPFDFDFTLAHFQAVIQMPELMNVYRNSLLVAIGTALVGVVLAFVAGLLSARTKLKSRQAFDVMAMITNAVPGMVLGLGYLFFFNNSSLKGTFFIIIAYTIIHFFTTPFLMVKNALQKMDPSWEVTGALLRDSWLKTIYRIILPNVKKTLIEVFSYYFINAMVTVSGVIFLVTTHTVLVSTKIKELQHFSKFNEIFILSLFILVTNILVKVVCEFYINRQSKRG, from the coding sequence ATGCTTAAACCAACGATGTTAATGCGTGGCCTATCAATAATATGGCTAGTCATTTTTATATTCTTTTTAGCATTACCATTAGGGGCAGTTGTTGTGAAATCATTTGAAGGAGTGGATGGCTGGACATTACATAATTATGAACAAGCTTTAACAAGCGGGAAGTTCAAAGAGGCTTTTTTCAATAGTGTATGGGTATCAACAATTGCAGCGGTCATTACAACCGTTCTTGCATTTTTATTAGCCTATACGGTTCACTTTACAAATGTTGCAAAGCCAATTAAGAAATTCATTCGGCTTGGTGTGACCTTGCCGATGCTGCTTCCGACAATTACGTATGGCTTTGTGTTAATTTATGCATTTGGTAATCAAGGGATTTTCAGCCGTCTATTTGGTCAGCCGCTATTTACGATTTACGGCTTTAACGGCTTAGTTATCGGCTATGTACTTTACACATTACCAGCTGCATTTTTACTGATGCATAATGCAATGCAGTATATGGATCACCGATTTATTATTGTGTCGCATTTAATGGGAGATGGTAAATGGCGTCGATTTTATCATACGATTTTACGTCCTATGCTGAGCCCGATTGGTGGCGCCTTTATATTGGCTTTTATCCTAAGCTTCACCGATTATGGGATACCGGCTTCCGTGGGGGGCACATATGACGTAATTGCTACGACACTGTATCAAACAATGCTTGGTTCCATTCCGAGCTTCTCGCAAGGGGCAGTTATTTCAATGGCTATGCTAGCGCCGGCCGTTCTAGGGATGATCATGATGGGAATTTTAGAAAGAGGCAATGTCTCCTATAAATCCTTATCACAGCAAGTGGCATTTGCTTCAACAACGAAAACAGTGCTGTTTGGTTCAGGTAGTGTAATCGTAGTGCTGGCTTTAATAGCGGTATTTACACCACTTATTATAGTACCGTTTACGACCGCGTATCCATTTGATTTTGACTTTACACTGGCACATTTCCAAGCCGTTATTCAAATGCCAGAGCTGATGAATGTCTATAGAAATTCATTGCTTGTTGCGATAGGTACAGCGCTTGTTGGGGTCGTCCTTGCATTTGTTGCCGGGCTGCTTAGTGCGCGTACGAAATTAAAAAGTCGCCAAGCCTTTGATGTAATGGCGATGATAACAAATGCAGTACCAGGTATGGTTTTAGGCTTAGGCTATTTGTTTTTCTTTAATAATAGCAGTTTAAAGGGCACATTTTTCATCATTATTGCGTATACAATTATCCACTTCTTTACTACGCCGTTTTTAATGGTAAAAAATGCGCTACAAAAAATGGATCCATCTTGGGAAGTAACAGGTGCTTTACTGCGTGATAGTTGGCTAAAAACGATTTACCGCATTATCTTGCCAAATGTCAAAAAAACTTTAATTGAAGTCTTTAGCTATTACTTCATTAACGCAATGGTAACGGTAAGTGGTGTGATTTTCTTAGTTACAACCCACACGGTATTAGTATCAACAAAGATTAAGGAGTTGCAGCATTTTTCAAAGTTCAATGAAATTTTTATTCTCTCTTTATTTATTTTAGTAACAAATATTTTGGTAAAAGTAGTTTGTGAGTTCTATATAAACCGACAATCGAAAAGGGGTTAA
- a CDS encoding spore protein Tlp translates to MENSKRQGSKNKSKNALSLGKMIENTKENIDDAEMGMEFAFPEERENLKDKNARRRTAINQMEKQIKEEKAFQNRKDSFK, encoded by the coding sequence ATGGAAAATTCAAAGCGACAAGGATCGAAAAATAAATCAAAAAATGCGTTAAGTCTCGGAAAGATGATTGAAAATACAAAGGAAAATATAGACGACGCTGAAATGGGTATGGAATTTGCCTTTCCTGAGGAGCGAGAAAATTTAAAGGACAAAAATGCGCGTCGCAGAACGGCAATTAATCAAATGGAAAAGCAAATTAAAGAAGAAAAGGCTTTTCAGAATAGAAAAGATAGCTTTAAGTAA
- a CDS encoding ABC transporter ATP-binding protein: protein MLELQQIKKSFGTKDVLKDIHLTLPKGQIMSLLGPSGCGKTTLLNIILGLEQQSSGKIIWDGVDISQKPMQDRGFNIVFQDFALFPHLNAYDNIIYGLRNQKKDIDENSVQEYIEFLELSPHLKKKVHELSGGQKQRVSIARTLVMQPDILLMDEPLSALDGVIKETIKERIQSISREFNLTTIIVTHDPEEALTLSDQVVILNDGHIAQCGSPVEIVNEPANEFIENFILQQLRVKRQNIYRLFGEQHA, encoded by the coding sequence GTGCTTGAACTTCAACAAATTAAAAAAAGCTTTGGAACGAAGGATGTTTTAAAGGACATTCATTTAACATTACCAAAAGGACAGATCATGTCGCTTCTAGGACCGAGTGGCTGTGGGAAAACAACCCTACTAAATATTATTTTAGGGCTAGAGCAGCAATCGAGCGGAAAAATTATTTGGGATGGCGTGGATATTAGCCAAAAGCCGATGCAAGATCGTGGCTTCAATATTGTCTTTCAAGATTTTGCCTTGTTTCCTCATTTAAATGCATACGACAATATTATTTACGGCTTGCGCAATCAAAAGAAGGATATCGATGAAAATAGTGTCCAAGAATATATTGAATTTTTAGAGCTTAGCCCTCATTTAAAAAAGAAGGTACATGAGCTATCAGGTGGTCAAAAGCAGCGTGTTTCCATTGCACGAACACTCGTTATGCAGCCCGATATTTTATTAATGGACGAGCCATTAAGTGCCTTAGACGGTGTCATTAAAGAAACGATAAAAGAGCGCATTCAGTCGATTTCAAGGGAATTTAATTTAACGACAATTATCGTCACGCATGATCCAGAAGAGGCGTTAACCTTATCCGATCAAGTGGTCATATTAAACGATGGACATATCGCACAATGTGGGAGTCCCGTAGAAATTGTTAATGAACCGGCAAATGAATTTATTGAAAACTTCATCCTGCAACAACTCCGCGTTAAGCGTCAAAATATATATCGTTTATTTGGTGAACAGCATGCTTAA
- a CDS encoding DUF4212 domain-containing protein, translating to MKKIDKKVADAYFREKNTYMIIYFAIWFLVSYGVVAFADSLTHVQFLGFPFHYFMGAIGALLSFIVLLFVNAIVGDAIDKKYGIDDARNQEIGSKSMVEH from the coding sequence ATGAAAAAGATTGACAAAAAAGTGGCTGATGCTTATTTCCGTGAGAAAAATACGTATATGATCATTTATTTCGCAATATGGTTTCTTGTTTCTTATGGGGTGGTAGCGTTTGCGGATTCATTAACACATGTACAGTTTTTAGGGTTCCCATTCCACTATTTTATGGGGGCAATCGGCGCGTTATTGAGCTTTATTGTTTTACTGTTTGTAAATGCCATCGTCGGGGATGCAATTGATAAAAAATATGGGATTGATGATGCACGAAATCAAGAAATCGGTTCAAAGAGTATGGTAGAGCACTAA
- a CDS encoding DeoR/GlpR family DNA-binding transcription regulator: MYPVERQQKIMEIVRAKQVVKHIELTEALQISMETLRRDIQILVQQGLVEKFYGGIREAEQSLTETLIEQRMISQLDEKIAIAHECAALIEEGDCIFLDSGSTTFQIAKFIRTMKNITVITNSLPIAIELLQTSVEIILMGGKIRHSEKSIIAYDFLLQYDQLNISKAFICTSGISLKSGLSDFSFEEVLTRRNIVRIAQTTYVVADHTKFERDVAIKICPLTDVDHIITDARLNDAIFKQYQQVGIPVQRVALT; this comes from the coding sequence ATGTATCCGGTAGAACGTCAACAAAAAATTATGGAAATCGTTCGAGCAAAGCAAGTTGTCAAACATATTGAGCTAACAGAAGCGCTTCAAATTTCAATGGAAACATTACGTCGAGATATCCAAATACTGGTACAACAAGGGCTCGTTGAAAAGTTTTACGGGGGCATTAGGGAAGCTGAGCAATCATTAACCGAAACATTAATTGAGCAACGTATGATCAGTCAGTTAGACGAAAAAATAGCAATTGCTCATGAATGTGCGGCTTTAATTGAAGAAGGCGATTGTATTTTTTTAGATAGTGGTTCCACAACTTTTCAAATTGCAAAATTCATTCGTACGATGAAAAATATCACCGTCATTACCAACTCGTTGCCCATTGCAATTGAATTATTACAAACTTCTGTTGAGATTATTTTAATGGGAGGAAAGATTCGTCATTCCGAAAAATCGATCATTGCCTATGACTTTTTGCTTCAATATGACCAACTCAATATTTCGAAGGCCTTTATTTGTACAAGTGGAATTTCTTTAAAAAGTGGCTTATCTGATTTTAGCTTTGAAGAGGTTTTAACGAGACGCAACATTGTTCGGATTGCACAAACAACCTATGTTGTAGCCGATCATACGAAATTCGAGCGAGATGTTGCTATTAAAATTTGTCCACTCACGGATGTTGACCACATAATTACGGATGCTAGATTAAATGATGCGATTTTTAAACAATATCAACAGGTAGGGATTCCTGTGCAGCGCGTCGCTTTAACTTAA
- the phnX gene encoding phosphonoacetaldehyde hydrolase, which yields MTTKIEGVIFDWAGTAVDFGCFAPVNVFLSIFKNEGVEVTLDEAREPMGMLKIDHIRAMLQMPRIHTKWQEVHGKAFNEEDVNRLYEQFEHQLMISLAQYTTPIHGVIETVKWLRANNIKIGSTTGYTKEMMAVVVPEAKKKGYAPDHLVTPTDLGDFGRPYPYMIFENMRQLQLSHVKQVVKVGDTASDINEALHAGVWAVGVLIGSSEMGVSEEEFQQLTVEQQQQLIEKTRVKFESYGAHFTIETMQQLPKIIEVIEAGLQESI from the coding sequence ATGACAACAAAAATTGAAGGTGTTATTTTTGACTGGGCTGGAACTGCTGTCGATTTTGGCTGCTTTGCGCCGGTAAATGTATTTTTATCCATTTTCAAGAATGAAGGTGTAGAAGTAACATTAGACGAAGCACGCGAGCCAATGGGTATGTTAAAAATAGATCATATTCGTGCAATGCTACAAATGCCGCGAATTCATACGAAATGGCAAGAAGTACATGGGAAAGCATTCAACGAAGAGGATGTTAATCGTTTATACGAGCAGTTCGAGCACCAGTTAATGATTTCACTTGCACAATATACAACACCTATTCATGGCGTGATCGAAACGGTAAAGTGGCTGCGTGCCAATAATATTAAAATTGGCTCCACTACGGGTTACACAAAAGAAATGATGGCCGTTGTCGTACCAGAGGCGAAGAAAAAGGGCTATGCACCAGACCATCTTGTGACACCGACAGATTTAGGAGATTTCGGTCGCCCATACCCGTATATGATTTTTGAAAATATGCGTCAACTTCAACTAAGTCATGTGAAGCAGGTTGTCAAAGTGGGCGATACCGCTTCAGATATAAATGAGGCGCTACATGCAGGTGTATGGGCAGTCGGTGTTCTAATTGGGAGCTCAGAAATGGGTGTGAGCGAAGAGGAATTCCAACAGCTCACAGTCGAGCAACAACAACAGCTTATTGAAAAAACACGTGTAAAATTTGAATCTTACGGTGCACACTTTACTATAGAAACAATGCAACAGCTACCAAAGATTATTGAAGTGATTGAAGCAGGTTTGCAAGAATCCATTTAG
- a CDS encoding extracellular solute-binding protein: MNKKAMGFLTVASSAIVLAACGSSSANSNDQVIIYSNADDEAIEVMQNTLNEKGFEGEYIIQSVGTSELGGKLLAEGKSIEADVVTMASYYIDSADAQHEMFLDLTSSQALIDEMSNVQLPILGNVGSIFINTEMLAQKGLDTPTSIKDLTNPQYKNLISIPNIMDSSTGWLLVQAVIAEYGEQEGQQILADLIQNVGPHLESSGSGPIKKVKTGEVPIGFGLRAQAIDAKEEGLPIDTIDPIEGNYSLVESVAVIDKEDDEKEQKAQEIALTIANEARVQLLTQYPVALYEGESVSDEPAYLKKWATTLTVELLQQHQAIFEAAKQ; the protein is encoded by the coding sequence ATGAATAAAAAAGCAATGGGATTTTTAACAGTAGCAAGTTCTGCAATTGTATTAGCTGCATGTGGCAGTAGTAGTGCAAATTCAAATGATCAAGTTATCATTTATTCCAATGCAGATGATGAAGCGATTGAAGTGATGCAAAATACGCTAAATGAGAAGGGCTTTGAAGGAGAGTACATTATTCAATCTGTGGGGACTTCAGAGCTTGGTGGGAAATTATTAGCTGAAGGAAAATCTATCGAAGCAGATGTCGTAACGATGGCTTCTTATTATATCGATAGCGCGGACGCACAGCATGAGATGTTTCTTGATTTAACGTCCTCACAAGCCTTAATCGATGAGATGTCGAATGTCCAATTACCGATTTTAGGGAACGTCGGCTCGATTTTCATTAATACCGAGATGCTAGCGCAAAAAGGGCTAGATACACCAACATCTATCAAGGATTTAACGAATCCCCAATATAAAAATTTAATTTCGATTCCCAATATTATGGATTCGTCTACCGGCTGGCTACTTGTACAAGCAGTCATTGCTGAGTACGGCGAACAGGAAGGGCAGCAAATTTTAGCCGATTTAATTCAAAATGTCGGGCCACATTTAGAAAGCTCAGGCTCTGGTCCCATTAAAAAAGTAAAAACAGGTGAGGTGCCAATTGGATTTGGTCTTCGAGCACAAGCAATTGATGCAAAGGAAGAGGGCCTACCAATTGATACGATTGATCCGATTGAGGGCAATTATTCGTTAGTAGAGTCTGTGGCAGTAATTGATAAGGAAGACGATGAAAAAGAACAGAAAGCCCAAGAAATCGCCTTAACAATTGCCAATGAAGCACGTGTACAATTACTAACACAATACCCAGTAGCTTTATATGAAGGGGAATCGGTAAGCGACGAGCCTGCTTACTTAAAGAAATGGGCAACAACATTAACAGTAGAGCTATTACAACAACATCAAGCGATTTTTGAAGCAGCGAAACAATAG